The Triticum aestivum cultivar Chinese Spring chromosome 7B, IWGSC CS RefSeq v2.1, whole genome shotgun sequence genome window below encodes:
- the LOC123158066 gene encoding uncharacterized protein, with translation MFATAARWAAKKGKPKMAPIELTTAPEQAQSITRTIFDVVKEHGPLTISDVWEHVKDVGLRGLTSKRQMKIMLRWMREKQKLRLICDHDGPHKQFLYTTWFTNPKNAPQRPKRELNRENPKP, from the exons ATGTTTGCGACGGCGGCGCGGTGGGCGGCGAAGAAGGGGAAGCCCAAGATGGCGCCGATCGAGCTCACGACGGCGCCGGAGCAGGCGCAGTCCATCACCCGCACCATCTTCGACGTCGTCAAGGAGCACGGCCCCCTCACCATTTCCGACGTTTGGGAGCACGTCAAG GACGTTGGGCTGAGGGGTTTGACAAGCAAGAGGCAGATGAAGATCATGCTGCGGTGGATGAGGGAGAAGCAGAAGCTCAGGCTCATCTGCGACCATGACGGACCTCACAAACAGTTCCTCTACACGACATGGTTCACCAACCCCAAGAATGCGCCGCAGAGGCCCAAGAGGGAGCTCAACAGGGAGAATCCCAAGCCATGA